A region of the Lachancea thermotolerans CBS 6340 chromosome E complete sequence genome:
TTGAACAATCGGCTAGATGAAAGCTGTACCGCCACAGCTGCTTTGCCAGGTCACTCCGACGTTAAAAGTGACTTTAAACAGTGATTATGCCCTTGTACGATGTCTCAGAATGTTTGGCCTTGCGAGGCGCGCGCGGAACTCCTTCCGCGGAGCTCTTTTCGCGGCATAGATTAAAGAAACGCGGTCATTAAACCAAAATACTGTTTTTGAGTCCCAAGTCATTGCCGCCTGACTTTCGAACCTCGGCGTTGTGGCGAGCTTCAAGCCGCTTGTCTCCCTTGGCGTCGCCCTGCGGACAATTCAGTGATATCTCACCTTGAAACACAATAGGAGGTGCGTCAACGATCGGCTGGTTATGCATGGCACATGCATAAAGAAGTGAATACAATTCCGCATAGTGCCACACATTTCAGAAAGTCCTACGGGTTGTCTGAGATGCCATTTTCCACTCCAACGTGTTTCTGAAAGATGCACATAGTTTGAGGCACCTTGAGCGGGTCGGCTCGAAGTTAGATCCAGCGATCGACTGGTTACGCCCAGAAGAGACTGTAGAAGAAAGGTATGCATCAGCTGCATAGCGGATGAAGTTTCGGGGCTAGAAACAACGTGGGGGTAAACGCGTGTGCGCGGCTATGGCGAAAAGCGGGGTTTGATGTGACGGCGCAGTACGGGGCGACGCAAAAGGGTTTTATGTGAGGGGCTGCTCTATGGCAAAGGTATAAATACGGGTCTCGAAAGGGGCCTTCCCTGCttttttgggctttcacgatctcttttgttttgagtTATTAACTTTACGGTTGTCTTTGCGATTATCTTTGCAATTGTCTGTGATTGTCTTTCACGGTTGTCTTACAGTTGCCATTCAGCTCTTGTCAAGGGTACCCAGCTATTCAGATCATAAATTCGCTGCGAAACATCACACATCTCGCATTCAACTCCACTGAATCAGTCCGACCAGCCAAGATAACAGCCAAACGACCATTTGTTGCTGTAGTGTTTGAGTCACTGCTAAATAATTGATCGCTTCATTTTCACCGCGCGCTAACCTGCGGATCGCCGACCAGAGAAGAGTGCTACAATTCCCCCCATGTCTCTCGAGTCTGCAACTACAGCCATCGACCCAACTGCGGCATTTGCCGCGCAAACATCTGCGAAAGACGGCCTGCTTGTGCCCGACGTGAGCGACAGCATCGCGCAGTTCCTGCCCACCGAGGTCTCAAGCAGCGAGtctgaggacgaagaagaagctggttCTGCCGCTGGCGGCTCTGCCCGCCCGCCCACTGCCTCAGACCCTCATCCCGAATCTTGCGGTGCTCCCGAATCGGAGAGCGAGTTTTTAGAAGAGCTGGACGACATCAGCGACGGAGagggcgccggcgccgctAGCAAGGAGAAAGACAGTGCACcgggcgctggcgctggcgctggcgctggcgctggcgctgcttCTGGAATTGCATCGGCCCATGTGGCCCCCAGGTCTGGAATCGCCGCTTCTGAGGCGGCCCCTAAGTTCCGCGGTCGTCCTTCTTCCTGTGTTTTTGTCGCAAGTCTGGCCGCTTCACTCGGCGACGATGACTTGTGTCTTTCTGTGactgagaacttcaaaaaatttggGAGGTTAACCATGGTAAAGGTGCTACGCGACCCTGCCAACCGGCCCTACGCATTTGTTCAGTACACCAACGACGCCGACGCGAAAAAGGCTCTAAAAGAAGCACAGGGCTCAAGTTTAAATGGGCGTACAATTCGCTGCGGGCCAGCACGCGTTAATCGCACCCTGTTTGTCTGCTACAAAGGTCGTAACTTGAACTCCAGCGGTCTTGTCTCGGCGGCATTTGTGAACCAGCTGCTCGAGAAATTTGGAGAATTGGAACAGCTTGTTGCCTGCAGAGACCAGTTCTTCCACAGAAAAAACAACGCATATTCCGGTTCTGATAGGAGCAACGCCTGGTTTATTCAATTCGCCTACCGCGATGATGCCATACGCGCGTTTGCCAATTTGAAGTCGGATCTGAACTGGGTTGTTGAATGGGCGCAAAACATCGAGGCACCCTCCCACATGAACATGCTTAGTGACAGCAAGAACCTAGTTATTCGGGAGGAAACGGAGCCTGAAAACGAGGGCGCATGTATTATGCCCGCAGATTCCTACTCTGAATCCAGCGGGAGCGAAGTTGTAATTGATCAAAAGTCAATTTTTGTGGGGCAATTGGATCCCATGGCAACCGAGGAAGGTGTGTTGGAGCGCTTTTCGAGACATGGGTCGATTTTAGAATTGAACTTGATCTCTAAACCCAACAATGTATTTGCATTCATTAGGTTCACCACCGAGgaggcagcagcagcagcattaGAGATGGAGAACCACGCAATGTTTCTTAACAAAACCATGCATGTGCAATACCGCGAAATCGGAGGAATCAAGAAATTCAGGCGCGGCAACTACAACCACCGCAACAATAATAATGGTGTCCACGGCAACCACAACCCAAGTGGAAGTGGGAACGGAAGCAGGCATGAAAGCACTAGCAACTCGCAAGCTTATAACCAAGCCACTTATCAGCCGCCGCGCTTGAACCTTGCTCCACCACCAATAAACGTGGGAAAGAGAAGGTCGAGCACTGGGTCGGGCAACTATAACCACCATTATCAACATTATCCGTTTGGCCATGAATTTCAAGTCTACGCGCACCAACCACATCAACTGTCCATGATGGGCGGTCCCAAGAAATCGAAGGCTAGCCTCAGGCACAGAAATGTCGAGATTACGAAGTCCATCGACGAGAGTAATAATGATAGTACTAATACCAGCAgtaataataataataatGATACCGATAATCTCAACGGTGGAGCAAGCGAAAAGAGTAAGGGTTTGCCGAACGAGCTCAAGAGCGCGGCAAGCCAGTCTTTCGTTACTGATGTTACTTCTGACACGTCTGGCTCTGCTGGAAATAATGATGCATCGACCAATGCAAGCACTTCGAGATATACATATTCCGCAGGCGGAATTaattacaaaaagaagcttgatgAGTATAAAAAGAGAGGGAACTACCCAACTTTTGACCCCTACTACTACCCACCCTACTACTACCCAGTTGAGTTCCCTCTAAACCCAATGGGTCCTTCAGGCCTCGCTGGACGGGCCGGACCAGGAGCTCCTCTATCAGCCTCAGGAAGCCCAGCACACCCAGGAAATCAGCCCTACTTCATGTATTACCCTCTGCCACAAGGCAGTGGCATGGAGTTCGCGGATATGCATAATATGATGGTCCCGCATTTGGGCGGATCACCAGGGCCAATGGGGTCACCCATTTTCCCACTGCCCATATCGCAGCAGCACTTCATCCCCAGCGATCGCAGCGTCAGTTTCAATGGCGAGGAAAAGGCGGCCCTCGAGTACTGAGGTATTCAGGTGAGCGCCATATGATCGCATTTGATGTTCTGTATTTAAAacctcaaaaccttgaaaaaaatttttttatacTGGTTTTTGTCTGATTGTCTGATTTGAAGCAGTTCCTGCCGCTTATATACCCTCTTTCTCTCTCCTTTTGTATACTGTCAAACCCTGATATTTAATGTTGGCCTGTCAgtagaaaaaaaaaccctTTCTCTTTCACCTTGGAGTAGACCAGAATGCCGTCACCTTTTCATCCGCAAGGCTGTTGTACCATAAAGGATAGAAACGTCACCAATGGTAGACATCAACTAAATATTTCCCTAAAGCGTGAAACAGCCTCTTGATTTCATGTCGAGATATACCTTCTCTTAACTGGACAAGTTCTATAGGAATTTTCCCATTCATGTATTTGACAACCCGGTGGAACATGACTTGTATATCCACGGGCTGCCCTTCGATACACTTGTATAGCCATCTTTTCTCAACAGCAGTTGCAGTCTCGGGGCTCAAAATGATCGTGAAATCAGAATTATTAATTATATCCTCGTCACCGCCGTAATAAAAGAAGTCTAAGTCGTCCTCAGCGCTGTCGGTGCGTATTTGATCCCGAGAGACTATGTTGTCGCTAATGTCTGAGTTGAGAGATTGTCCTTGCGCGCGCTTGGAGCGCCTCACTCCGTCGATCTCTAgatcttcatcaactgCAATTTTGATTCGCGAATCGACCCGCACCCACGCAAATGTAAGAAGCTGGGTGAGGTAACCATACCTTATAAGCCAAGCAAGTGCACTCAAATAGACGCTCTTGTGGTCCTTCGAAGGAATTATACTGCCAAAAGCTCTAGGTTTCATGGAGGAAACAAGGCTCAGAAACACCGGCAATGGAGGTAAAGATGgaaatttcttggaaaacacttcttgattttgtaaAATCAAAGGTTTGCTCTCTTCAGAATCTAGGCGGTTACCAGAAAAGTCGTCTTTCGTGTTACCAGTTATCGGAGCAAGTGGGGAAACAATGTATGTGTTTTTAGAGGATACCGGTATAATAACTCTTGCATGCCTCCAATACATCAGATGCAAGGCAAGCGATCGAAGCATACTTGTCTGAAAAGAGTTTCTTTCCTCAACGTCGCTTTCAGACGCAACCGGCTTACCAACGATTTCGTCGATCACATACTGATAATTGCGGAGAGGGACCGTTGGCTTGAGGTGCTTAACTAAGGATGTTAAAAGAACAGAAGTGATATCGTTTTGTGGTGATGAGAACTGCAACTCTTGAATAATGATAGCGGGCTCGTttaaaagaagaactgcGTAGTCAAGGAGGTCATCGTTCTCGTCGTGGCTGCGAGCCCATGCCTCGTTCATCGTCGCTGATCCTTCCTCTAAGAACTTCCTATTCAAAATGGATGTCAAGAAAGAACCCTTCAAAACTGGATCTGTCTTTAAGTCTGGTAAAACATCGAACTCATTGATGATGGGAATTTGAAGGGAAATAATCTTATCACCAttgatttcaagattgGCCACCTCATTCTGGGAGATAGCATCAAAACATTTGGAGATAGCGCGCGCTAGAGAGGATCTTTGTATTATTTTCTGATACAGGTACCTAGCCTTATTCGCGGGCCCTTTAATGGATTTGTATCTTTCAGATGACTTCAGGATTCGATCTTGCGTCTTTATGATTTCGTAACATTCTCGAGTGACGTACCCACTTTTGATCTGTGCATATCTTAAAACCAGTGACAATCTGGAAACAACGTAATGGTAAATATCATCCACACGTTTGTTGTATTCAACAAGTCTTGGATTAGTTAGGAAGCATAGGTGGAACATGTTGACGCTCTTCTCTAATGCTTCATACTCAGCTTTCCCggtttcttcttcgaaaagttGGCTTCCGCTTagctgttcttcaaggatTTCGGAGTCACCGGTGACGTCTGTACCCTCATAATGGGAGCGTGAGACTTTCCTGGTCCTCGAACTTGAGTTGGACCTCTTAGAACGACTGCTAGatttccttttttttgtttttcgcCATTGTCCATCTGCGTTCCTATGAATTGGGAGCCCTACCAGCGCTAGCTCATCAATAGTGAGTTCAAACCGTGTATTGCACATCTCTTTGGGCGGTGAGCTGATTTCTGCAAAGAAATCCTTGTCAAACCGCAGAATCTTATTAATATCCTGGAAATCGCTACCGAAGTGCTGGTCATTCAGCTCGCAAAGTGGCTCTTCACCATATTCCGAGTCAGAAATAGAACGTACGGCATTCAACCAAGACACTTCTGGGCCCCTTGTTGATGTATGTCTCGAAACCACGGAGTTCCTTTTTGACTCATCTGGTCTAAGAAGCTGAAACACTTTGGTCGCGCTAACTTGTGTGCCTTTGAATGAACCGCTCATTGATATGTCCTGCGATTTTAAACTGGCGCTATTCTCCAAGTAGGACCGTGTCGCATTAAAGTCCTCACTCTCACTATCACTGGCCGAGGAGCTCGAGCTTGATGATACGTCCGCATAATCGGTGGATATATCTCCGTCACTCAAACCTGTACTAGGGTCTTCGTCACTGCTACTACTGCTCATATCCGAATCAACGTTCTCAGTTTTGTTAGAATGTATCGAGAGGTTGGCTTCACTTTCACCATCATGCTGGAACTTCTGAGATCTTTTCTTTGGAGTTGAGCCTTTGCCCTGGGAACGCAGCGAATAGCTGctctctttgttttcaaagccatGATCGTCAGCTTTCTGCTGCCTCTTAACATGTCGCGACCCCGGGGATCTATCCGTGGGAGGATAGTGGAACACAACTTGCGGCCCAGAATGTGTCGAAATTGTTAACACTATCCCTAAAAGACACGGATTTGGAAGATTGAGACTCATTCTAGGGTCGAATGGCTGGCCTAGGCCTTGACTTTGTTGTATCCATGTAAAGGCGTTTCTTCATAAAATTAGTACCAAATACCTTGATTTACGATGAACTAAGGTCGATAACACGTGACTAAAATAAGAAGGGCATGCCTTAATATTCAAAGTATTTAATGCAAGCAGAATCCTAGTCGGCAATGGATCCATatggcttttgaagaaacactAGGCAACCTGCGAAACCATGTCTGCTCtcgccaaaaaaataatgcATGGGATAAGTATCAAGCAGACGTGACACTAGCCGTGACAGAAACAAACGACCATTTATAGAACTAAAGTCGCCGATCTTTCCTTGATAAGTGTTGTTTTAGTGGCTGTCCATGTGATTTTGGCagcctttcaaaaaacccAGTAGcgcagttttcaaaaaagcagGCGAGCAGTGTACCTTTATCAAGTTTGCGACGCTCTCATAATGGAGGCTGTAATACTACAAATATAACAGAAGCCACCTTCGCAAAAATCAGATGAAAAGAAGTGTACCGTTGCATCAAGATCATTTATAAACCGCACTCTTCCCAAACGTGTGCATAACTGCGGCTGAAGAAATTCGATGCTAGGTCCAAGAAGGGCTATAGTATTCAGATCAACCTAGTTTTTTATTTCTACCCAACGTGCAGGCTGGAGTTTGCGATTTCGAGACCGCAAAGTTCAAACCGCCAAACTTTGTCATCTTAAGATTGGCGAGAATCTTAGCGAGCATATGTCACAGCTCACAATGTCAGGAATAATATGTTtatcttgattttttcttAAATGTCATATTAAACCCTAGCACCAAACTTATAAAGGACAAAACAAGTTCAATTGTTAGCAGTATACTACACTATTTCTTCCACTGCATTTGCGCTCAGAATCTTTGATGGCATAGTTGATACACTGTTTCCCTTAATCTGCATTAAGGGAAATGGACTGGGTATCGTCAAAATGACCACCAAAGTAGAATATGTTGGATACATCATCCGCTTTAATTCAACATCTGCCATTTTAGTATAGTGGCTAGTACACATCGTTGTGGCCGATGAGACCCTGGTTCGATTCTAGGAAGTGGCATTTCTTTTTGGTGATCGAGAAAAAATCGATTGCTCGAGGAAGTTATAGCGGCATCCCATCAATAAACAGGAATGCTCCTCTTGCAAAGCCGTTGCTAATCCCTTTCGTTCGAAAGATGGGCCTCGTGGCGTCCAGCCAGTCATATTAACTTTTTATGAAATATATTGATGAGTTGCCGATCGACCTATAGAAGTGATCAGAAGTTTACACGTAAGAAGTAACCTCAAAGAATCTTCTCAAGTAGTACacttggaaaagagaaCTGGCGATAACAACACCGAGCTGGAACACAGACCACCACTTGACACGGTCATTGGTGGACTCTGCGGTATTTCTATGGGTTCTCTCTCTAATGACGATGTAGCTCTGCTCGTTTTTCAGTTCCTTTGTCAATCTAGAAAGCTGTTTGACCGCGCCGTCAAGAGAGTCGGACTTGGGGTCATTAGGATCCACAAATATAGTGCCCTCAATGTTGAAGGTGACATCCTTGGTTGTTGCTCCCGAGTTTATGTTCACGAAACAGTACTCAAATTTGCCTCCATGGGGCACTCTCAAGCGCACGTCACCATGAGAGACGTCTCTGAACGTTCTAAGAGCATCTCTCCTGTCTGAAGAATACATGATGAAGTCGCCCTTCAGTTGCTCTGTGGAATCTGGAGCTCTGTCGCCAAATTGGAAGGAAACTGCCAATTCATCATTCTTGCTAAGCGTTTCGAAGAAGCAACGCTCTCCGTAAGCCGGTAGCAACACATTATGCGCACCACACAGGCTGCACCACATCAATGCCACTAAGCTGCAAATAAAGAACTTCATGTTGGCCTCTTCTGTCTTTCCTAAGAAAGAAGTTAAAGATCAAGTAGTTTTGTTGTTCGTGTTTTGGTTGACGTgagtgaaaaaaaaaaacgaagTTTAAAGTGATATAAGGTACACCAATGGCACctgagagagagagagagagagagagagagagagagagagagaaaGTCTTAGATGGGTTCTTGATATCTCAAACAAATTTTAGCGTTGTAGATCTCcaaccttcaaaaatattctCTGGGGTTGTCTCGTAAGTCAAGAATTCTTAAAGCTAAAATACACAAATACAAAGGGCGTTTATAAAATAATGGAGTGTGTTGGTTGATGAGTGGCGCCTTACGCAGATGCGGTGGGGTTTGACCCGGTGCATGAGCAGAGGAGGAAATAACATGGTTCGGCTAAGGACGCTTACGCATTCATAGGCGAACTGACGTTAAATGAGAAGCAAGCACGTGGAAAATCTAAGACAGCTCCAATTCGTAATTCGTAGGCACATAGTTGTCAGTTCTCCTTTGCGAGACTCGAGCAGTCTTTCCTTATACCAGAATGCTTGGCTGTAAGCTTTGAGCTGTAAAGCTATTTGGGCCGCATTTGATATATTCTTCCTTTGAGGcgttattttttttgttttttgagtgGCATAGTTTTCGGATTGGAAGTGTATTCATCATAACTCtgtctcaaatttttgcaCTCAATTGGCCTTTTGCATTCTCCAAATTTAGTCAGCGCTACTTTTCGCACACCGCCAGCATCGCTCTGAGCACTTTAAGAGTCTGGGATTCAGTAAGAAGAACCATTTTCAATGGTAAACATTACCCACCACACCGTATGCACATGAGTCAGTGGGGACAAGATGGTTAAAGGTGAAGTAGGTAAGGAAAAAGGAACCTGACGCCGAAGATGGATTGCGGAGGGAGGGAGGGTGAAAAGTTGTGCTGTAGGACAGAAGAATCACACGCCAGGATGTGAAAAATGGATGGGATTATAGTgtaaaaaaatttgtaaGAGACGGAAAATATGAGGAAGGGTTTGGTGTGTGGAAGTAGGATTGGGGTAGTGTGGGCGGACTAATGGTCAACATTGAAAATATCTCATCGACACGGGTGGAAAAGGGATGCGTGGAAAGCGGCCACTCTCACCTAATTAAACAACACGCtcattttttcttcttgccctGGGGTCTTGGCAAAGTCTTTTGCgctggcttcaaaatctgGAAGGAGCACAATAAGCTCTCGTCCACGCTCATCATTGCACCAGCATTGTCGAACTCGCCACAGTAGTTTGGAGCACTGAAAAGGGTCACCAACTGACGTTTGCTGAAAAACTCGTAACCGTCCTCCACCACC
Encoded here:
- the RIM4 gene encoding Rim4p (weakly similar to uniprot|P38741 Saccharomyces cerevisiae YHL024W RIM4 Putative RNA-binding protein required for the expression of early and middle sporulation genes), whose amino-acid sequence is MSLESATTAIDPTAAFAAQTSAKDGLLVPDVSDSIAQFLPTEVSSSESEDEEEAGSAAGGSARPPTASDPHPESCGAPESESEFLEELDDISDGEGAGAASKEKDSAPGAGAGAGAGAGAASGIASAHVAPRSGIAASEAAPKFRGRPSSCVFVASLAASLGDDDLCLSVTENFKKFGRLTMVKVLRDPANRPYAFVQYTNDADAKKALKEAQGSSLNGRTIRCGPARVNRTLFVCYKGRNLNSSGLVSAAFVNQLLEKFGELEQLVACRDQFFHRKNNAYSGSDRSNAWFIQFAYRDDAIRAFANLKSDLNWVVEWAQNIEAPSHMNMLSDSKNLVIREETEPENEGACIMPADSYSESSGSEVVIDQKSIFVGQLDPMATEEGVLERFSRHGSILELNLISKPNNVFAFIRFTTEEAAAAALEMENHAMFLNKTMHVQYREIGGIKKFRRGNYNHRNNNNGVHGNHNPSGSGNGSRHESTSNSQAYNQATYQPPRLNLAPPPINVGKRRSSTGSGNYNHHYQHYPFGHEFQVYAHQPHQLSMMGGPKKSKASLRHRNVEITKSIDESNNDSTNTSSNNNNNDTDNLNGGASEKSKGLPNELKSAASQSFVTDVTSDTSGSAGNNDASTNASTSRYTYSAGGINYKKKLDEYKKRGNYPTFDPYYYPPYYYPVEFPLNPMGPSGLAGRAGPGAPLSASGSPAHPGNQPYFMYYPLPQGSGMEFADMHNMMVPHLGGSPGPMGSPIFPLPISQQHFIPSDRSVSFNGEEKAALEY
- the EMP24 gene encoding Emp24p (similar to uniprot|P32803 Saccharomyces cerevisiae YGL200C EMP24 Integral membrane component of endoplasmic reticulum-derived COPII-coated vesicles which function in ER to Golgi transport) produces the protein MKFFICSLVALMWCSLCGAHNVLLPAYGERCFFETLSKNDELAVSFQFGDRAPDSTEQLKGDFIMYSSDRRDALRTFRDVSHGDVRLRVPHGGKFEYCFVNINSGATTKDVTFNIEGTIFVDPNDPKSDSLDGAVKQLSRLTKELKNEQSYIVIRERTHRNTAESTNDRVKWWSVFQLGVVIASSLFQVYYLRRFFEVTSYV
- the NPR3 gene encoding Npr3p (some similarities with uniprot|P38742 Saccharomyces cerevisiae YHL023C RMD11 Protein required for sporulation), with protein sequence MSLNLPNPCLLGIVLTISTHSGPQVVFHYPPTDRSPGSRHVKRQQKADDHGFENKESSYSLRSQGKGSTPKKRSQKFQHDGESEANLSIHSNKTENVDSDMSSSSSDEDPSTGLSDGDISTDYADVSSSSSSSASDSESEDFNATRSYLENSASLKSQDISMSGSFKGTQVSATKVFQLLRPDESKRNSVVSRHTSTRGPEVSWLNAVRSISDSEYGEEPLCELNDQHFGSDFQDINKILRFDKDFFAEISSPPKEMCNTRFELTIDELALVGLPIHRNADGQWRKTKKRKSSSRSKRSNSSSRTRKVSRSHYEGTDVTGDSEILEEQLSGSQLFEEETGKAEYEALEKSVNMFHLCFLTNPRLVEYNKRVDDIYHYVVSRLSLVLRYAQIKSGYVTRECYEIIKTQDRILKSSERYKSIKGPANKARYLYQKIIQRSSLARAISKCFDAISQNEVANLEINGDKIISLQIPIINEFDVLPDLKTDPVLKGSFLTSILNRKFLEEGSATMNEAWARSHDENDDLLDYAVLLLNEPAIIIQELQFSSPQNDITSVLLTSLVKHLKPTVPLRNYQYVIDEIVGKPVASESDVEERNSFQTSMLRSLALHLMYWRHARVIIPVSSKNTYIVSPLAPITGNTKDDFSGNRLDSEESKPLILQNQEVFSKKFPSLPPLPVFLSLVSSMKPRAFGSIIPSKDHKSVYLSALAWLIRYGYLTQLLTFAWVRVDSRIKIAVDEDLEIDGVRRSKRAQGQSLNSDISDNIVSRDQIRTDSAEDDLDFFYYGGDEDIINNSDFTIILSPETATAVEKRWLYKCIEGQPVDIQVMFHRVVKYMNGKIPIELVQLREGISRHEIKRLFHALGKYLVDVYHW